The Ruminococcus bovis genome includes a region encoding these proteins:
- a CDS encoding Ig-like domain-containing protein, which yields MKKFISSILTVIILSTMFIVGFPASAKATTLNGKAVSKGQIVTVTYRIKAPKLMEDIQAHVDYTGGLKLMSVSYSSEMKKGSFVENHNLTRQIRFNAVCIMKPMDFKKTTNLISMKFKITGNGSMKISLNLICLDATDGTNYGRTGANSQYNKLNISTVTKRLASSVKLNRNTLALKRNKTYKFKATVSPSTTDNKSVKWYVSNRKVLKISNGKVKAVRKGTSYVYCKTTDGSNKTAKCKVVVR from the coding sequence TTGAAAAAGTTTATTTCATCAATACTAACAGTTATCATCCTTTCAACTATGTTTATTGTTGGTTTCCCTGCAAGTGCAAAGGCTACTACACTTAACGGTAAAGCAGTAAGCAAAGGACAGATTGTAACTGTTACATACAGAATTAAAGCACCAAAATTAATGGAAGATATTCAAGCTCATGTTGACTACACCGGTGGACTAAAGTTAATGAGTGTTTCATACAGTTCAGAAATGAAGAAAGGTTCTTTCGTAGAAAACCACAACCTTACAAGACAAATTCGTTTTAATGCAGTTTGTATTATGAAACCTATGGACTTCAAGAAAACAACTAACCTTATTTCTATGAAGTTTAAGATTACAGGCAATGGTTCTATGAAAATTTCTCTTAACCTAATTTGTCTTGATGCTACTGATGGCACTAACTATGGTAGAACCGGTGCTAACAGTCAGTACAATAAGTTAAATATTTCTACTGTAACTAAGAGATTAGCTTCTTCTGTTAAGCTAAACAGAAATACACTAGCACTAAAGAGAAACAAGACTTATAAATTTAAGGCTACTGTTTCCCCATCTACAACTGATAACAAAAGTGTTAAGTGGTATGTTTCTAACAGAAAGGTTCTAAAAATTTCTAACGGCAAGGTTAAAGCTGTTAGAAAGGGTACAAGCTATGTATATTGCAAAACTACCGATGGTAGTAACAAAACTGCAAAATGCAAAGTTGTTGTAAGATAA
- a CDS encoding YdcF family protein, translating into MLKKKILLLVLSALVLIGGCFSYILAVGDTYTYSLWANDSGKIQNVQVNIDDENVLKVDKIRDKEILFKSVNKGTTMVTVNYDLINKGDKTPMTEMFEEHTTGFGTVINKSHFDFNGYFAIIISAFIYLLIVFAIVIQSTKASFKENWYSYKNMVYIGLIIFLILLMLIFGVQCGIYFNTSSNFGLMNFISNIMSSGQYVMFSLVPLLSILFLLISVSNVVLIFREGKSVKNILGVILGIVFIVAAFLSRLTDIVYNNYSSEKMLYATTLLGGFISYMVVYFDCVFLGSCICSLMASFRKPHYDRDYIIILGCGLRKDGSLLPLLKGRVDSAISFVKKQKELTKKNCVFVPSGGQGNDEIIAEGDAMKNYLLQQGVDENDIMVENKSTTTLENMQFSKKLIDEKNPNAKVAFSTTRYHLFRSGMYATTAGLNAIGVGSKTKWYFWPNAFLREFVGVIVAKIKYHIVTAGILFLINVLLVGASALIKFL; encoded by the coding sequence AGCAGTAGGTGACACTTATACATATAGTTTATGGGCTAATGACAGTGGCAAGATTCAAAATGTACAAGTCAATATTGATGATGAAAATGTATTAAAAGTAGACAAAATCCGAGATAAAGAAATTTTATTTAAGTCGGTTAATAAAGGTACAACAATGGTTACCGTTAATTATGACTTGATTAATAAGGGCGATAAAACCCCTATGACAGAAATGTTTGAAGAACATACAACCGGATTTGGTACAGTGATAAATAAAAGTCATTTTGATTTTAATGGTTACTTTGCCATAATAATTTCAGCCTTTATTTATTTGCTGATTGTATTTGCAATAGTTATTCAGTCTACTAAAGCATCATTTAAGGAAAATTGGTATAGCTATAAAAATATGGTTTATATAGGATTGATAATTTTTCTGATTTTATTGATGTTAATTTTCGGTGTGCAATGTGGAATTTACTTTAATACAAGCAGTAACTTTGGTTTGATGAACTTTATTTCTAATATAATGTCATCCGGTCAATATGTTATGTTCTCACTTGTACCATTATTAAGTATATTGTTCTTGCTTATTTCTGTTAGCAATGTGGTTCTAATATTTCGTGAAGGCAAAAGTGTTAAGAATATTTTAGGTGTAATCCTTGGTATTGTGTTTATTGTAGCTGCTTTTCTCAGTAGGTTAACTGATATTGTTTATAACAACTATTCATCAGAAAAAATGCTATATGCAACAACTTTACTTGGTGGTTTCATAAGCTATATGGTGGTTTACTTTGACTGTGTTTTCTTAGGTTCTTGTATTTGTTCACTTATGGCATCCTTTAGAAAGCCACATTACGATAGGGACTATATTATTATACTTGGTTGTGGCCTCAGAAAAGACGGTTCACTGTTACCTTTACTAAAGGGTAGAGTTGACAGTGCTATTAGCTTTGTAAAGAAACAGAAAGAATTAACAAAGAAGAATTGTGTCTTTGTGCCATCTGGTGGTCAAGGAAATGATGAAATTATTGCTGAGGGTGATGCAATGAAAAATTACCTACTTCAGCAAGGTGTTGACGAAAATGATATTATGGTTGAAAATAAATCAACCACAACTTTGGAGAATATGCAGTTCTCTAAAAAGCTAATTGATGAGAAAAATCCTAACGCTAAGGTGGCTTTCTCCACCACAAGATACCATCTTTTCCGTAGTGGTATGTATGCAACTACTGCCGGATTAAATGCCATTGGTGTTGGCAGTAAAACAAAATGGTACTTCTGGCCCAATGCATTCCTTAGAGAATTTGTTGGTGTGATTGTAGCTAAGATTAAGTATCATATAGTTACTGCCGGTATTCTATTCCTTATTAATGTGTTACTTGTGGGTGCAAGTGCGTTGATTAAATTTTTATAA